A region of Culicoides brevitarsis isolate CSIRO-B50_1 chromosome 1, AGI_CSIRO_Cbre_v1, whole genome shotgun sequence DNA encodes the following proteins:
- the LOC134837736 gene encoding anoctamin-4-like, which produces MSQRVHHDSWQYQSTKTTEIPNELLNILDTNYFNDGIHCIDYVLLYIKSQFSSNNDLEKVRHAYRKRFEECLKKKGLLLETTIKEHETNTYFFVKIHLPKKLLLEYAEELQFKFPVKYQTLDGEASDEAHKKINFISKFFYNYEQFPLKPRLYKTHYSEKRKFLDDLLLPRHRSFIVQYILEQEKYGHRKIDFGLQRLLAERAYEAAYALHDGDLSQEESMRYKLYTHWASVRKWYQFQPLDYIKDYFGTKIGFYFAWLEFYNVMLSIAALIGIVCFAISVITMSTSAETLFSCAATNVSMCPNCDTCNPYPLKNSCLIRKLSYLVDNPITVIFAMFMSLWSVVCLEFWKRRQAKIQYKWNISDLCALEQPSRPEYHIKAGVEYGDVKLSENGSKDHPNISFRKKKLPARVFSGATLLFLLLLATAATFSIIIYRIYTTYALTSVTISAKLVSLFTSAVINLAFIVTFNFLYNKLAVKLTDLELHRTQVEYDDALALKIYILKFVNYYSTLFYIAFFKSNMFGYPGKYLRLFGMRQEECSNGGCLCELTIQLVIIFGLKQIFNTALEMLIPFVKNWLKSRGNPKFYEKERWFNDFQLEDYRSGGLIPEYMEMVIQFGFVTLFSFAFPLAPLLALINNVFELRFDAQKIVKYSRRPINEDVKNIGIWFGILNTIVRISVIVNGLIIAFTSDFIPKLVYLSLYSTDGTLNNYVNFTLSSIEPQDYNGSIKLNATCHYFGFRDHKPPYAYTEVHYTILLWRLVFVLVFENFLFFLIMVINWCIPDVPHSVKLKMCREKRFLEEILIKREQNLKLQPSKGSDNFSFYESLEKQKHHKSSEVLEMQEIPIKDENFEEIDFNFPSSVEKSPQSIEEFKNMPIFRRPSEGIHGEEVRFTVLQSNLTELMKDLSESLNEGS; this is translated from the exons ATGTCCCAACGGGTTCATCACGACAGTTGGCAATACCAAAGTACCAAAACTACTGAAATTCCTAACGAATTATTGAATATTCTCGATACAAATTACTTTAACGACGGCATTCATTGCATCGACTACGTTCTTCTTTACATCAAATCCCAATTTTCATCGAACAATGACCTTGAAAAGGTTCGACATGCCTACCGCAAGCGATTCGAGGagtgtttgaagaaaaaaggaCTTTTGCTGGAAACAACGATCAAGGAACACGAAACCAATACttatttctttgtaaaaattcacttaccgaaaaaacttttgctcGAATATGCGGAGGagcttcaatttaaatttcccgTCAAG TACCAAACGTTGGATGGCGAGGCAAGTGATGAGGCacacaagaaaattaatttcatatcgAAGTTTTTCTACAATTATGAGCAATTTCCGCTGAAACCGCGACTGTACAAGACGCATTACAGCGAGaaacggaaattttt AGATGATTTACTGCTGCCTCGACATCGATCGTTCATTGTGCAGTACATTTTGGAGCAAGAAAAGTATGGACATCGCAAAATTGACTTTGGGTTGCAACGATTGTTGGCTGAAAGAGCGTATGAAGCTGCTTATGCCTTGCATGAT ggCGACTTGTCTCAAGAAGAAAGTATGCGTTACAAATTGTACACTCATTGGGCCTCCGTGCGTAAATGGTACCAATTTCAACCTCTGGACTACATCAAAGACTATTTCGGCACCAAAATCGGCTTTTACTTCGCCTGGCTCGAATTTTACAACGTCATGTTAAGCATCGCCGCCCTCATTGGAATCGTTTGTTTCGCAATTTCCGTCATCACAATGAGCACAAGTGCTGAAACCCTCTTTTCGTGTGCTGCCACAAACGTCTCCATGTGTCCCAACTGCGACACGTGCAACCCGTATCCCTTGAAAAACTCTTGTCTCATCCGAAAACTCTCGTATTTGGTCGACAATCCGATAACCGTAATTTTTGCCATGTTCATGTCTTTATGGTCTGTCGTGTGTTTGGAATTTTGGAAACGACGTCAGGCAAAAATTCAGTACAAATGGAATATTAGTGACTTGTGTGCGTTAGAACAACCTTCGAGACCTGAATATCACATAAAAGCCGGTGTCGAATATGGCGACGTGAAATTGTCGGAAAATGGAAGTAAGGATCATCCAAATATCTCTTTTCGCAAGAAAAAACTTCCAGCGAGAGTTTTTAGCGGAGCGACGTTGctttttttgctacttttgGCAACAGCAGCAACTTTTAGCATCATCATCTATCGAATTTACACGACTTACGCTCTCACAAGCGTTACAATATCTGCCAAACTTGTGTCTTTGTTCACCTCAGCCGTGATAAATCTCGCATTTATTGTgactttcaactttttgtacaACAAACTAGCCGTCAAACTCACGGATTTGGAGTTGCATCGCACGCAAGTCGAATACGATGACGCTCTGgcactaaaaatttacattttaaagtttgtAAATTACTATTCGACACTTTTTTACATCGCCTTCTTCAAAAGTAACATGTTCGGGTATCCGGGAAAGTACTTGAGGCTCTTCGGGATGCGACAGGAAGAGTGTTCCAATGGCGGATGTTTGTGCGAATTGACGATACAACTCGTAATTATCTTTGGATTGaagcaaattttcaatacGGCACTTGAAATGCTTATCCCGTTCGTGAAAAATTGGCTGAAATCTCGAGGAAAtccgaaattttatgaaaaagaacGATGGTTTAATGATTTCCAGTTGGAAGATTATCGTTCGGGAGGTCTCATACCGGAATATATGGAAATGGTGATCCAATTTGGGTTTGTGACGTTATTTTCCTTTGCGTTTCCATTAGCTCCGTTACTTGCACTCATCAATAACGTCTTTGAATTGAGATTTGATGCGCAAAAAATCGTCAAATACAGTAGACGACCCATTAACGAAGATGTTAAGAACATTGGGATCTGGTTTGGGATTCTAAATACGATTGTTCGGATCAGTGTGATCGTCAAT GGTCTAATAATCGCATTTACCTCGGATTTCATCCCGAAACTCGTATATTTGAGTCTTTATAGCACAGATGGAACGTTAAATAATTACGTGAACTTCACTCTTTCATCAATTGAGCCTCAAGACTACAACGgatcaataaaattgaatgcaaCTTGTCATTATTTTGGGTTTCGTGATCATAAGCCGCCTTATGCCTACACGGAGGTTCATTATACGATCCTTTTATGGAGACTCGTGTTCGTTCTCGTCTTTGAG aatTTCCTTTTCTTCCTCATAATGGTCATAAATTGGTGCATTCCGGATGTTCCTCACAGCGTAAAGCTAAAAATGTGTCGAGAAAAACGATTTTTGgaagaaatattaataaaacgtGAACAAAATCTTAAATTGCAACCGTCAAAAGGTTCAgataatttcagtttttatgaATCACTTGAGAAACAAAAGCATCACAAATCATCAGAAGTACTGGAAATGCAAGAAATCCcaataaaagatgaaaattttgaggaaattgattttaattttccatcttCAGTTGAAAAAAGTCCACAATCAatagaagaatttaaaaatatgccaaTATTTCGGAGACCATCAGAAGGTATTCATGGGGAAGAAGTCAGATTTACGGTGCTGCAGTCAAATTTGACTGAATTAATGAAGGATTTGTCAGAGTCACTGAATGAAGGAagttaa